Genomic window (Bacteroidota bacterium):
TCAACCAAGCCACCACCGATCCCGGATTATATTCCCTTCGGCACCCCAAAAATCAGGATGGTACCGCTATACTAAAAGAAGGACAGTACTTGGGTGCATACCAACAGGGGTTGCATCACGACAAATACAAAGCCCTGGTGCAGGTAAAGCCGGTAACCGTAATCAGGGATTATAACAGGGATAATAACCTCGACATCACTTCAGGTCATGAAGAAACCGGAATCTTTGGCCTGAATATTCACCGGGCAAAACTTTCCGGCAAAACCATCAATGTCAATCAATGGTCTACCGGCTGCCAGGTCTTTGCCGATTCAAAACAGTTTGCAGAATTCATTTTGCTTTGCGAAAAAGCCGAGAAATACTGGGGCAAGACGTTTAGTTATAAATTAATCAATATCAATGACTTATGATAAGATCCCTTCTATCAGATCTTTCCAAAGTATAAAACCTTTTCGGCTATCAGTATAATCGTGCAGTATTTTGGTGAAGTTTTGAGGATTATTTTCAAGAAATGCTTGTCGTCCCTGGTTTCGTAAAGTGTTTATGTGTTCGTCAATTTCTTTAAGCTTTAAGCGAAGTGCAGAAGTATCTTTTTCTAAATGCCAAATATATGTTGCTTCTTCGGAATCTAACGTTTCCATTACGACATGGTACATTTCGCCCCCCTGAAGTAAAAATACAAACGAAAAAGGACTTAGCACGAATCGGAGTTTCAAGATTTCGCTTAGATGGTGATTTGCCAAATATCTAATTTGACGATAATGTTTTAAATCTTGGTTTTTAAGAATATTTTCAATGAATTCTTCATCTGAATCAAATAGTTGTACCGAATCCCTTTCAGTGTTCTGTAATTGTTTTAAATCAAGAAGTCCAGACTGGTTGTTTTTAGGTTGTTTCCCAAAGAAAGATTTTGAAATAAATCTAAACTTAACACTTTCAATTATTTCACGGTTCAATTTTTTTAGATCTGTAGATTTGGCATCCTGCGAAATCATGTTACCATTTACAAATTCAGCATAAATTGAAATTTTTATTCTGGTCATGTTCAATGACTTTGAAAAATAGGGCTTTAAAACTTCAAATTCCGGACGAATATTATCATTTTCAATTTCAAATTCAAGGGTTTTATCCAATTCTTTAACATCATATTGAAACGAAAATGCTCCATACCTAAATGTTATACTTTCGAGAGAAATAATGATTTCCTTCTCAATTAAAAGGTTATTGTCTTTTGGCTTTACAACTTCAGATAAGTCATCAAATAGAGAAGCCTGTTTTTCAAGTTTTCGGTAATAGGTATTCCTTTTCAGAAAAAGTTTATTGAGGTATTCAATTTTATAGTCACGGTAATCGTAAATTGTAGGTGTTATTTCCGAACGCTGTACACGGCCAATATACTGGACGAGCTTGCCCTCAAATGAAAAAGGATAAACAAGAAACAGGCATTCTGCATTGTGCAGGTCTATTCCTTCTCCGAAAAACTGTCCGGTAGTAATAAGTACTTGATAATTCCCCTGGTTTAATAACTTCCATTTTTGTTTTCTTGACGATTCCGAATCGTCGCCACATAAAGTTATGGTTTCGTATTTTTGCTTTAGAAACTGGTTAAGCGTTTCTATATGGTCCTTACGTTCTGTCAATATCACAGCCTTTTTCCCTTGATTTAGAGCAGAAACAATATCATTCAGTATTAAACGATTTCTGGCGGTATCGTGAATCAACACTTTGGATAATGTTTCAAACCTGTCTGTTTTATTGTTATAAGGTACATCAAGCTCTGTGTTTTTAATAACGATTTGGACTTGTTTAAGCGATTGGATATCTTGCGTTTTTAATTCGGAAATAACTTCACCAAGGTGAATGAATATAAGCTTTCCGTCATTATACTTTCTGAATGGCGTAGCTGTTAAGCCATAAACATAATATGCCGGTATATTTGAGATTGAATTTCGATATGTTTCAGCCGGGATATGATGACATTCATCGATAATTATTGTTCCAAAACCATTCAGAAAATCATTATCAGGTTTTTCAAGAGCTTTCTGCAAACTCTGAACCATAGCAACAGTTATCTTTTTGCCGGCTTTTAATTTGCCTTGCCCAAACAATCCGATTTCGTTCCTGGGAATGCCTAAAAACGTTTGAATACGGTCAATCCATTGATCTGCCAATTGTTTCCGGTGAACAATT
Coding sequences:
- a CDS encoding DEAD/DEAH box helicase family protein gives rise to the protein MKTNVMQGMDIYLEKRTIFEKYLLYVMSIIESNKILLFKTIFKGRDDVFAIRWEKGAKSGYMPAYFYDPYRFKLHKIHGGTLQNFQDKSYLPYNETQIEKHLRGEQQIGIYPLLSDNTSWFIVADFDKDGWEKSCKAFINICTENNIPSYLERSRSGKGGHVWIFFEQVYKAEKSRKIFILLLQQSGAVSVFDKNSSFDRLFPNQDYLSGKGLGNLIALPLFKPTWDRGNSCFIDVDAFEPIADQWQFLKNIQRVPISLLDGLYQKLAIRNTLTVERNIQEWADVGKICIRLNNKVQISRNTMPANIISWMKDEFNFVNSEYLVKKKMGKNTWGSEYYFTCVEETGNDVLLPRGSIGKILRYCRDSKLEVEFKDERRKPENVKFECGIQLHDYQLEAINAANRKDFGIIVSPPGTGKTIVALKIIAEKSLPALIIVHRKQLADQWIDRIQTFLGIPRNEIGLFGQGKLKAGKKITVAMVQSLQKALEKPDNDFLNGFGTIIIDECHHIPAETYRNSISNIPAYYVYGLTATPFRKYNDGKLIFIHLGEVISELKTQDIQSLKQVQIVIKNTELDVPYNNKTDRFETLSKVLIHDTARNRLILNDIVSALNQGKKAVILTERKDHIETLNQFLKQKYETITLCGDDSESSRKQKWKLLNQGNYQVLITTGQFFGEGIDLHNAECLFLVYPFSFEGKLVQYIGRVQRSEITPTIYDYRDYKIEYLNKLFLKRNTYYRKLEKQASLFDDLSEVVKPKDNNLLIEKEIIISLESITFRYGAFSFQYDVKELDKTLEFEIENDNIRPEFEVLKPYFSKSLNMTRIKISIYAEFVNGNMISQDAKSTDLKKLNREIIESVKFRFISKSFFGKQPKNNQSGLLDLKQLQNTERDSVQLFDSDEEFIENILKNQDLKHYRQIRYLANHHLSEILKLRFVLSPFSFVFLLQGGEMYHVVMETLDSEEATYIWHLEKDTSALRLKLKEIDEHINTLRNQGRQAFLENNPQNFTKILHDYTDSRKGFILWKDLIEGILS